Proteins encoded by one window of uncultured Celeribacter sp.:
- a CDS encoding GtrA family protein encodes MSGSKHTLPLGTLVLRYAGFAVIATVVNLGVQRLVLDLFPRGLVLAMLVGTGLGLIVKYLLDKRWIFYDSTSGIGSHGRKFSLYTGMGLITTLIFWGMESCAWAIWRTTTAREFGAVVGLCIGYVVKFQLDRRYVFSGA; translated from the coding sequence GTGAGCGGCTCCAAACACACCCTCCCTCTCGGCACACTCGTGCTGCGCTATGCAGGATTTGCTGTTATCGCGACCGTAGTCAATCTCGGGGTTCAACGTCTTGTGCTTGATCTTTTCCCGCGGGGTTTGGTTTTAGCCATGCTGGTTGGAACCGGGCTTGGTTTGATCGTCAAATACCTGCTCGACAAGCGCTGGATATTTTATGACAGCACGTCTGGAATTGGTTCGCATGGTCGCAAATTCAGTCTTTATACCGGGATGGGGCTTATCACGACGTTGATTTTTTGGGGCATGGAATCTTGCGCATGGGCGATCTGGCGCACCACGACAGCGCGAGAATTCGGTGCTGTTGTTGGTTTATGTATCGGCTATGTCGTTAAGTTTCAGCTTGATCGGCGTTATGTTTTTTCTGGGGCTTAG
- a CDS encoding methyl-accepting chemotaxis protein: MSLFSNVLGAFNDARLAQSDDLDKLRRMASRWYLIYLWGMTACVTAIAAGWSDYWVHILVINSSLAAISTYAHKKAPDAVHTRVTIAGSMLANWMNLIYAASHYASGEFILDAHMIYFVLNSILLAYFCWRTLFVINAVTVVHHLGLNVLAPLLIWPSAEFSWLHLATHVAMATIVTVSGLAISVTVARLFAKSSSMVVKLRNEMASREALEQEEKRLRDEATKREQLELEQKEAIRLEREKAAEEKRARDQEQMRAREAEHEREEALRRSQIEEQKTVVDALATGMKRLSQGDLTTSLDQAFPTAYESLRMDFNATVASLSDLILDIATSVETINSSSREVVAASDDLARRTEKSAATLEETSSAADQLAESVRGAADRAKQANQVATVANSKANESTNVVTEATNAMTEIEEASGQITKIISVINDIAFQTNLLALNAGVEAARAGESGRGFAVVASEVRALAQRSADASREIDTLISNSNSQVEKGVRLVGTAGTALADIISAVTDIAGHVDAIATSTHEQATGIREVNSSVSDLDRTMQQNAAMTEETTAALQILQNEADRLKSLITKFSLGAAADAGGHQAKVA; this comes from the coding sequence ATGTCACTTTTCTCAAATGTACTCGGCGCATTCAACGACGCGCGTTTGGCACAATCAGATGATCTCGACAAACTGCGAAGAATGGCCTCGCGTTGGTATCTGATCTACCTTTGGGGGATGACGGCATGTGTGACGGCGATTGCTGCGGGCTGGTCTGACTACTGGGTTCACATTCTGGTCATTAACAGCTCTTTGGCGGCGATCTCGACCTACGCGCACAAAAAGGCGCCCGATGCGGTGCATACCCGCGTCACAATCGCGGGCAGCATGCTCGCCAACTGGATGAACCTGATCTACGCGGCGTCCCACTACGCCTCGGGCGAGTTCATCCTCGATGCCCACATGATCTACTTCGTCCTTAATTCAATTTTGCTGGCCTATTTCTGCTGGCGGACATTGTTCGTCATCAACGCCGTAACGGTCGTTCATCACCTCGGTCTGAACGTTTTGGCGCCGTTGTTGATTTGGCCGTCGGCGGAGTTTTCATGGTTACATCTTGCCACGCACGTAGCAATGGCCACGATTGTGACTGTATCCGGGTTGGCCATTTCGGTCACCGTGGCGCGTCTGTTCGCGAAGTCCTCAAGCATGGTCGTCAAACTCCGCAATGAAATGGCGTCACGCGAGGCTCTTGAGCAAGAGGAGAAGCGCCTACGTGACGAAGCCACGAAGCGCGAACAGCTCGAGTTGGAGCAAAAAGAGGCGATTCGTCTTGAAAGGGAAAAAGCCGCAGAGGAGAAACGAGCGCGCGATCAAGAGCAGATGCGTGCACGCGAGGCGGAGCATGAGCGGGAAGAAGCGCTCCGACGCAGTCAGATTGAAGAGCAGAAAACGGTCGTAGACGCCCTCGCAACCGGGATGAAACGGCTCTCCCAAGGTGATTTGACAACCTCTTTGGATCAAGCATTCCCCACGGCCTACGAGTCTTTGCGCATGGATTTCAATGCGACCGTGGCAAGTCTCTCCGATCTCATTCTGGACATCGCCACGAGCGTTGAGACGATCAACAGCAGCTCACGCGAAGTGGTGGCGGCATCAGATGACCTGGCGCGCCGTACGGAGAAATCCGCGGCAACCTTGGAAGAAACCTCGTCGGCCGCCGATCAATTGGCCGAGTCCGTGCGCGGCGCCGCGGATCGTGCGAAACAAGCCAACCAGGTAGCAACTGTGGCGAACTCAAAAGCAAACGAAAGTACCAATGTCGTTACCGAGGCCACCAACGCGATGACCGAGATTGAGGAGGCATCGGGACAGATCACCAAGATCATCAGCGTCATCAACGACATCGCATTCCAGACAAACCTGTTGGCACTGAACGCCGGCGTCGAAGCGGCCCGAGCAGGTGAGTCAGGACGTGGGTTTGCCGTTGTGGCCTCCGAGGTGCGCGCCCTCGCGCAACGGTCCGCTGATGCGTCCCGTGAGATTGACACGCTCATCTCAAACTCGAACAGCCAAGTCGAAAAAGGCGTCCGATTGGTCGGAACCGCGGGCACCGCTTTGGCCGACATTATCTCGGCGGTCACCGACATTGCGGGCCACGTCGATGCCATCGCAACGTCGACGCATGAGCAGGCAACCGGCATTCGCGAAGTGAACTCCTCAGTCTCGGACCTTGACCGGACAATGCAACAGAACGCCGCGATGACGGAAGAAACGACCGCAGCGCTGCAAATTTTGCAAAACGAAGCAGATCGGCTGAAATCGCTAATTACCAAGTTTTCTTTGGGGGCTGCTGCGGATGCGGGAGGGCATCAGGCCAAAGTTGCTTAG